A stretch of the Malus sylvestris chromosome 10, drMalSylv7.2, whole genome shotgun sequence genome encodes the following:
- the LOC126584133 gene encoding uncharacterized protein LOC126584133, which yields MEQTEKETIREASEEVSNEFKTLIDAQDLDSLKQLQHLILGRLQDANAVLSHFNEFSENCFAEVSGDFSRNTRLLKSMKTDLEYIFQKLRSMKSRILATYPDAFPDDSKQVLDQRPDLEMPL from the exons ATGGAGCAGACGGAGAAAGAAACGATCAGGGAAGCATCGGAGGAGGTATCAAATGAATTCAAAACACTAATCGATGCTCAGGACTTGGACTCCCTCAAGCAATTGCAGCACCTCAT ATTGGGGAGATTGCAAGATGCCAATGCAGTTCTGTCACATTTTAATGAGTTTTCAGAGAACTGCTTTGCTGAGGTTTCTGGAGATTTCTCCAGAAACACACGCCTTTTAAAATCTATGAAGACTGATCTTGAATACATATTTCAGAAGTTAAG GAGCATGAAGTCAAGAATTTTGGCTACCTATCCTGATGCATTTCCAGATGACTCGAAACAAGTACTCGACCAAAGACCAGACCTGGAAATGCCTCTGTAA
- the LOC126587081 gene encoding BES1/BZR1 homolog protein 2-like, with the protein MAGTSGSGRSESEKEKTKMRERQRRAITTKIFHGLRKHGGYRLSPRGDINEVLRHLATEAGWLVEPDGTTYRPPNAPNCCPACGTPKVTTPVATATPTPSSSVVIGGGDCSTTASPSRFPAFNTTTNTSSMSIYSPLYRYEGGHPQLQEARASNNTTPVASPPHHRP; encoded by the exons atggCGGGAACGAGTGGGAGTGGGAGGAGCGAGAGCGAGAAAGAGAAGACCAAGATGAGGGAGAGGCAGAGGAGGGCCATCACCACCAAAATCTTCCACGGTTTGCGCAAGCACGGCGGCTACCGCCTCTCTCCCCGCGGCGACATCAACGAGGTGCTCCGGCATCTCGCCACAGAGGCAGGCTGGCTCGTTGAACCCGACGGCACTACCTACCGCCCACCCAAC GCTCCCAATTGCTGCCCGGCTTGTGGAACCCCCAAAGTGACCACTCCAGTGGCAACAGCGACACCAACCCCAAGCAGTAGTGTGGTGATTGGAGGTGGTGATTGTTCAACCACAGCATCTCCAAGTCGATTCCCCGCCTtcaacaccaccaccaacacCAGCAGTATGAGCATCTACTCGCCATTGTACAGGTATGAAGGCGGGCACCCGCAACTGCAGGAAGCCAGGGCCTCTAACAATACCACTCCGGTTGCTTCGCCTCCGCATCACCGCCCTTAG
- the LOC126587079 gene encoding DNA-damage-repair/toleration protein DRT111, chloroplastic-like, with the protein MLGGLYGDLPPPSSAEEEKPSNSTVWSSSTKMAPQTLRKPSSIFAPPQTILKPQSKPKSSNAVQPKITASPAVALSPAVIYDEVERPELVGVTSTVLEEYDPARPNDYEEYRRERKKKAMEAEMRRELDRRRQEEEERERKEREEREREKERDLGESRNISGEEAWRRRAAMSGAATPVVPRSPSPPSNADGFIIGKSDSGGLGLGAGGQMTAAQRMMAKMGWKQGQGLGKQEQGITTPLMAKKTDRRAGVIVNASETKPEKKAKSVSLNGPPTRVLLLRNMVGPGEVDDELEDEVASECAKYGTVTRVLIFEITEPNFPVDEAVRIFIQFERSEETTKALVDLDGRYFGGRVVRASFYDEERFGNNELAPMPGEIPGFT; encoded by the exons ATGCTAGGTGGTTTGTACGGAGACCTTCCTCCTCCCTCTTCCGCGGAGGAAGAGAAGCCCAGCAACAGCACGGTGTGGTCGAGCAGCACCAAAATGGCGCCGCAGACGCTCCGGAAGCCGTCGTCGATTTTTGCCCCGCCGCAGACGATTCTGAAGCCACAGAGCAAGCCTAAATCGTCGAATGCGGTGCAACCGAAAATTACAGCGTCACCGGCGGTTGCACTGTCGCCGGCGGTGATATACGATGAGGTGGAGCGACCTGAGCTGGTTGGGGTGACGTCGACGGTGCTGGAGGAGTATGATCCGGCGAGGCCGAATGACTATGAGGAGTACAGGAGGGAGCGGAAGAAGAAGGCAATGGAGGCCGAGATGAGGCGGGAACTCGATAGGAGGCggcaggaggaggaggaaagggagaggaaagagagggaggagagagaaagagagaaggagagggatTTGGGAGAATCAAGGAACATTTCAGGTGAGGAAGCCTGGAGGAGGCGTGCGGCGATGAGCGGGGCAGCAACGCCGGTAGTTCCGAGGTCCCCGTCCCCGCCCAGTAATGCGGATGGTTTTATCATTGGGAAGTCTGATAGTGGTGGGTTGGGGCTTGGGGCTGGCGGCCAAATGACCGCAGCACAAAGAATGATGGCGAAGATGGGGTGGAAGCAGGGTCAAGGGCTTGGTAAGCAGGAGCAGGGGATTACTACTCCCTTGATGGCCAAGAAAACGGATAGGCGAGCCGGGGTGATTGTGAATGCTAGTGAAACAAAGCCGGAGAAGAAGGCGAAGAGTGTCAGCCTTAACGGGCCACCCACGAGGGTTTTGCTGCTTAGAAACATG GTGGGCCCTGGAGAGGTGGATGATGAATTGGAAGATGAAGTAGCATCAGAGTGTGCAAAATATGGGACAGTGACGCGGGTGCTTATATTTGAGATAACAGAACCAAATTTCCCGGTGGATGAGGCGGTGAGAATCTTCATTCAGTTTGAGAGGTCTGAGGAAACGACTAAAGCATTGGTTGACCTTGACGGTCGGTACTTTGGAGGCAGAGTGGTGCGTGCCTCGTTCTATGATGAGGAGAGGTTCGGTAACAACGAGTTAGCTCCAATGCCAGGAGAAATCCCAGGTTTTACTTGA